In Flavobacterium sp. N1736, the following are encoded in one genomic region:
- a CDS encoding efflux RND transporter periplasmic adaptor subunit encodes MKVKNLIYALIIIVLGGFITYRVISNKSKNDESKKSGDKDKPTTVTGIVVKTSTFDNNLSLSGSIEANEQIEIHSEVSGIVEGIYFNEGTYVNKGQVLFKVNDVELKAQLRQAQTKEGLAGENERRAKLLLQKEAISQEEFDVANADYASMKAQTQLIRAQIAKTSVKAPFSGKVGLRSISPGTYITPAVLVAKLVNTGKLKITFSIPEKYASQVKNGSTIDFSVSGSDKVYTAKIYAIEPEVEVATRTLKIRSIADNIDGKLFPGTFADVKLPLNIIKDAIVVPTEAIVPVQDGKKVYIANMGKAKEVMVDATTRTDASILILSGLKAGDTLITSGVMSLKNEAPIKVKVK; translated from the coding sequence ATGAAAGTAAAAAACCTTATTTACGCCCTTATAATTATAGTACTCGGAGGGTTTATCACTTACAGAGTGATTTCTAACAAAAGTAAAAACGACGAATCTAAAAAATCCGGCGACAAAGACAAGCCTACAACTGTAACGGGAATTGTTGTTAAAACTTCGACTTTTGATAATAATTTGTCATTATCAGGATCTATTGAAGCCAATGAACAAATAGAAATTCATAGTGAAGTTTCGGGAATTGTTGAAGGTATTTACTTTAATGAAGGTACTTATGTAAATAAAGGTCAGGTACTTTTTAAAGTAAATGATGTTGAATTAAAAGCGCAGTTAAGACAAGCCCAGACAAAAGAAGGTTTAGCGGGCGAAAATGAAAGACGAGCGAAGTTATTACTACAAAAAGAAGCAATTAGTCAGGAAGAATTTGATGTTGCAAATGCAGATTATGCTTCGATGAAAGCCCAGACTCAATTAATAAGAGCCCAAATTGCCAAAACATCTGTTAAAGCTCCTTTTTCAGGAAAAGTTGGTTTGCGTTCTATTTCACCGGGAACTTATATTACACCAGCTGTTTTGGTGGCAAAATTAGTGAATACCGGAAAATTAAAAATTACATTTTCGATTCCTGAAAAATATGCTTCACAAGTAAAAAATGGTTCAACGATTGATTTTTCTGTTTCAGGATCTGATAAAGTATATACTGCAAAAATTTACGCCATAGAGCCGGAAGTTGAAGTGGCAACCCGTACATTAAAAATACGTTCTATTGCGGATAATATTGACGGAAAACTTTTTCCGGGAACTTTTGCTGATGTAAAATTGCCTTTAAATATTATAAAAGATGCCATTGTAGTTCCTACAGAAGCTATTGTACCAGTACAAGACGGTAAAAAAGTATACATCGCCAATATGGGCAAAGCCAAAGAAGTTATGGTAGATGCAACCACCAGAACAGATGCTTCTATTTTAATTTTATCAGGATTAAAAGCCGGAGATACTTTGATTACAAGTGGCGTAATGTCATTAAAAAATGAAGCCCCGATAAAAGTTAAAGTGAAATAG
- a CDS encoding TlpA family protein disulfide reductase, giving the protein MRKKILVSLWITLLFCAISFLFWQNELKYTLPTPVPKNYHAVAMGSTINLGKCWITNNKPVFIHFFNPDCPCSRFNIPHVSALIKKYGDQINFKIVVLNKHKDFTIAEIQKKFNADIPVYFDESMAVKCGVFSTPQAVIMDGSHRLYYRGNYNKTRYCTNADSNYAQMAIDSLLQQTKSPSFDALALRAYGCSLPKCTK; this is encoded by the coding sequence ATGAGGAAAAAAATACTCGTTAGTTTATGGATCACATTACTGTTTTGTGCCATTTCATTTTTGTTTTGGCAAAACGAATTAAAGTATACCTTACCTACGCCGGTTCCTAAAAATTACCATGCAGTTGCAATGGGTTCTACAATTAATTTAGGAAAATGCTGGATCACAAACAACAAACCGGTTTTTATTCATTTTTTTAATCCGGATTGTCCGTGTTCGCGCTTTAATATACCTCACGTAAGCGCACTCATTAAAAAATACGGTGACCAAATTAATTTTAAAATTGTGGTATTAAACAAACACAAAGATTTTACAATAGCAGAGATCCAGAAAAAGTTTAATGCCGATATTCCTGTCTATTTTGATGAAAGTATGGCCGTAAAATGTGGTGTTTTTTCTACGCCGCAAGCTGTCATTATGGATGGTTCTCACAGGTTATATTATCGCGGAAACTACAATAAAACAAGATATTGCACCAATGCCGACAGTAATTATGCCCAAATGGCAATAGATTCATTGCTGCAGCAAACCAAATCTCCATCATTTGATGCTTTAGCTCTGAGAGCTTACGGATGCTCATTACCAAAATGTACTAAATAA
- a CDS encoding PAS domain-containing protein produces MDTRITRPTPSDREVDWNKTKVLLSKTDTKGTILYANEAFIDVSGYDEFELIGQPHNVIRHPDMPKVIFKFLWDSIKSNKNIHAIIKNMSKTGRYYWVITDFKIIADGDGEIVGFFGTRKSVPEEIIVKFIEPLYKKLIHIEEVSGIEASENYLIGFLEERKKTYMEYVDHLVATGKDDKNKVSKGFFNGFFEKKNTGKK; encoded by the coding sequence ATGGATACCAGAATTACTCGCCCAACCCCATCTGACAGAGAAGTTGATTGGAACAAAACAAAGGTGTTACTCAGTAAAACAGATACAAAAGGAACCATTTTATATGCCAACGAAGCTTTTATTGATGTTTCTGGTTATGATGAATTTGAGCTGATCGGACAGCCGCACAACGTTATACGTCATCCCGATATGCCAAAAGTGATTTTTAAATTTTTATGGGATAGTATCAAATCAAACAAAAATATTCATGCGATTATAAAAAATATGTCTAAAACAGGCAGATATTATTGGGTAATTACCGATTTTAAAATAATAGCCGATGGCGATGGAGAAATTGTTGGATTTTTTGGAACCCGAAAATCAGTGCCCGAAGAAATTATCGTAAAGTTTATAGAACCATTGTATAAAAAACTAATACACATTGAAGAAGTAAGCGGAATTGAAGCCTCTGAAAATTATTTGATTGGCTTTTTAGAAGAACGAAAGAAAACGTACATGGAATATGTAGATCATTTGGTTGCAACAGGCAAAGACGATAAAAATAAAGTAAGTAAAGGTTTTTTTAATGGTTTTTTCGAAAAAAAGAATACTGGTAAAAAGTAA
- the recG gene encoding ATP-dependent DNA helicase RecG, which translates to MKSKSKDLKSKKSKKMSNNLLETPIEYLKGVGPSRGQLLRKELGIHKYGDLINFFPNRYIDRTRYYKINELQNTGAEVQIIGKIINIKTVEFAKNKKRLVATFVDDTGQIDLNWFQGHKWVRESLKLNEVCVIFGKCSLYGSQFSMAHPEIELLSEHEKSLRSAMQPVYPSTETLTNRGISNRTINKLMQQLFIETQALFSETFPAYLMEELKLISKKAALFNIHFPKSTDALAKAQFRLKFEELFFIQLQLITKNLIRKHKIKGHPFTKVGEFFNEFYQNHLPFELTNAQKRVIKEIRSDMGSNAQMNRLLQGDVGSGKTIVAFMSMLLALDNGFQACLMAPTEILANQHFIGLSELAKTLNINIKILTGSTKTAARKIIHEELENGSLHILIGTHALLEDKVKFLNLGLAVIDEQHRFGVEQRSKLWKKNEIPPHVLVMTATPIPRTLAMSLYGDLDISVIDELPPGRKPIQTVHRFDSNRLKVWKFLRDEIALGRQIYIVYPLIQESEKMDFKDLMDGYESISRDFPLPQYSISILHGKMKPADKDAEMKRFSEGKTNIMVATTVIEVGVNVPNASVMIIESAERFGLSQLHQLRGRVGRGAEQSYCILMTSHKLSADSKTRMETMVQTNDGFEIAEVDLKLRGPGDLMGTQQSGVLNLQIADIVRDRDILALARNYALMVLKNDAPLQKPEHATLKAVFIELTKKKNIWNYIS; encoded by the coding sequence ATAAAGTCTAAGTCTAAAGATCTAAAATCTAAGAAGTCTAAAAAAATGTCTAATAATCTTCTTGAAACCCCAATTGAATACCTAAAAGGCGTTGGTCCCAGTCGCGGCCAGTTGCTTCGTAAGGAATTGGGAATTCATAAATACGGAGATTTGATTAATTTTTTTCCGAATCGGTATATTGACAGAACCCGATATTATAAGATCAATGAATTGCAGAATACTGGTGCTGAAGTTCAGATTATTGGTAAAATTATCAACATAAAAACGGTTGAATTTGCTAAGAATAAAAAACGTCTTGTTGCTACTTTTGTGGATGATACGGGGCAAATTGACCTAAACTGGTTTCAGGGACATAAATGGGTTCGCGAAAGTTTGAAACTGAATGAAGTTTGTGTGATTTTTGGAAAATGTTCTCTTTACGGAAGTCAGTTTAGTATGGCGCATCCGGAAATTGAATTATTGAGTGAACACGAAAAAAGTTTACGATCTGCCATGCAGCCGGTTTATCCTTCTACAGAAACGTTAACGAATCGCGGTATTTCGAATAGAACGATTAATAAATTAATGCAGCAATTGTTTATTGAAACTCAAGCGTTGTTTTCTGAAACTTTCCCTGCTTATTTAATGGAGGAATTAAAGTTAATTTCAAAAAAAGCTGCTTTATTTAATATTCATTTTCCAAAAAGTACTGATGCTTTGGCGAAAGCCCAATTCCGATTAAAGTTTGAAGAATTGTTCTTTATTCAATTGCAATTAATTACGAAAAATCTAATCAGAAAACATAAAATAAAAGGACATCCGTTTACAAAAGTGGGTGAGTTTTTTAATGAATTCTATCAAAATCATTTGCCTTTTGAACTTACAAATGCGCAAAAAAGAGTGATTAAAGAAATCCGTTCTGATATGGGAAGTAATGCCCAAATGAACCGATTATTGCAGGGTGATGTAGGTTCAGGAAAAACAATTGTCGCTTTTATGAGCATGCTTTTGGCGCTCGATAATGGTTTTCAGGCTTGTTTAATGGCGCCAACCGAAATTTTGGCTAATCAGCATTTTATTGGTTTATCAGAATTGGCTAAAACATTAAATATCAACATAAAAATATTAACAGGTTCTACTAAAACTGCGGCTCGAAAAATCATTCACGAAGAGCTTGAAAACGGATCTTTACATATCTTGATAGGAACGCATGCTTTGCTTGAAGATAAAGTAAAGTTTCTGAATTTAGGTTTGGCTGTAATTGATGAACAACACCGTTTTGGTGTGGAACAGCGTTCTAAATTGTGGAAGAAAAACGAAATTCCGCCACACGTTTTGGTTATGACGGCAACGCCAATTCCGCGAACTCTGGCAATGAGTTTATACGGCGATTTGGATATTTCTGTGATTGATGAATTGCCTCCGGGCAGAAAACCTATTCAAACCGTGCATCGTTTTGACAGTAATCGTTTGAAAGTCTGGAAGTTTCTGAGAGATGAAATTGCTCTTGGAAGACAAATTTATATTGTTTATCCGCTAATTCAGGAATCTGAAAAAATGGATTTTAAAGATTTAATGGACGGTTACGAAAGTATTTCGCGCGATTTTCCGTTACCGCAATATTCGATTTCTATTTTGCACGGAAAAATGAAACCTGCTGATAAAGATGCCGAAATGAAACGCTTTTCTGAAGGAAAAACCAATATTATGGTGGCTACAACCGTGATTGAAGTAGGCGTAAATGTGCCAAATGCGAGTGTTATGATTATCGAAAGTGCGGAACGTTTTGGTTTATCGCAACTGCACCAATTACGCGGACGTGTTGGTCGTGGCGCTGAGCAGAGTTATTGTATTTTAATGACGAGCCATAAATTAAGTGCGGACAGTAAAACGAGAATGGAAACGATGGTTCAGACTAACGATGGTTTTGAAATTGCCGAAGTTGACTTAAAACTTCGTGGTCCCGGCGATTTAATGGGAACGCAGCAAAGTGGCGTTCTAAACCTGCAAATCGCAGACATTGTTCGCGATCGTGATATTTTGGCTTTAGCCAGAAATTATGCTTTAATGGTTTTAAAAAATGATGCTCCTTTACAAAAACCGGAACACGCGACTTTAAAAGCGGTTTTCATCGAATTAACGAAGAAAAAGAATATTTGGAATTATATTAGTTAG
- a CDS encoding DUF1697 domain-containing protein — translation MTTHLALLRGINVSGHNMMKMDALKAMLENIGFQNVKTYLQSGNVFVDTDEESASKVGFMIKQEIFKVFGHEVPVIVITKEDLELCFKNNPYFKEKDIDTKKLYVAFVSTLLKKENINDLKISQFKPDEASIDGNRIFIKYDVGAGKTRLEGKYIEKKLNVLVTMRNWNTVTNLLAMYAEN, via the coding sequence ATGACAACACATTTAGCACTTTTACGCGGCATCAACGTTTCTGGTCATAATATGATGAAAATGGACGCTTTGAAAGCAATGTTGGAAAATATTGGTTTTCAAAATGTGAAGACTTATCTGCAATCCGGAAATGTTTTTGTTGATACTGACGAAGAAAGCGCTTCAAAAGTGGGTTTCATGATCAAACAGGAAATTTTTAAGGTTTTCGGACATGAAGTTCCTGTGATTGTAATTACGAAAGAAGATTTAGAATTGTGTTTTAAAAACAACCCATATTTCAAGGAAAAAGATATCGATACCAAAAAACTATACGTAGCATTTGTTTCGACATTATTGAAAAAAGAAAATATAAATGATTTGAAAATCAGTCAGTTTAAGCCAGACGAAGCAAGTATTGACGGAAACAGAATTTTTATTAAATATGATGTTGGCGCCGGAAAAACCAGATTGGAAGGCAAATATATCGAGAAAAAACTGAACGTTTTAGTAACAATGCGAAACTGGAATACGGTTACGAATTTGCTTGCGATGTATGCTGAAAATTAG
- a CDS encoding diphthine--ammonia ligase — protein sequence MFTIENYNIVSTPKKAIFNWSSGKDSALTLYKILKNSEYKIEYLLTSVNQQFQRISMHGVRVELLESQAKSIVIPLKIIQIPEMPTMEIYDAIMAETLTELKNEGITHSVFGDIFLEDLRKYREDQLAKIGFEGVFPIWKIPTHDLIQEFIALGFKTIVVCVNERYLDKSFVGRIIDQDFINDLPENVDVCGENGEFHTFTFDGPIFSEPILFEIGEIVYRKYEEPKNENTSNTACDSTTNDPFDFGFWYCDLKCVN from the coding sequence ATGTTTACGATAGAAAATTACAATATCGTGTCAACACCAAAAAAAGCCATATTCAATTGGAGCAGCGGAAAAGATTCTGCTCTTACATTATACAAAATCTTAAAAAATTCCGAATATAAAATCGAATATCTTCTAACAAGCGTCAACCAGCAATTTCAGAGAATTTCGATGCATGGCGTTCGTGTTGAATTATTGGAATCGCAGGCAAAAAGTATCGTCATACCTTTAAAAATCATACAGATTCCGGAAATGCCAACAATGGAAATCTATGATGCTATAATGGCTGAAACGTTAACAGAATTGAAAAATGAAGGTATTACACATTCTGTTTTTGGGGATATTTTTCTGGAAGATTTGCGAAAATATCGCGAAGATCAATTGGCAAAAATAGGTTTTGAAGGCGTTTTTCCAATCTGGAAAATTCCGACTCATGATTTAATTCAGGAATTTATTGCCTTAGGATTTAAAACGATTGTGGTTTGTGTTAATGAGAGATATCTCGATAAAAGTTTTGTTGGGCGAATTATCGATCAGGACTTCATTAATGATTTGCCCGAAAATGTAGATGTTTGCGGAGAAAATGGCGAGTTTCATACGTTTACATTTGATGGTCCTATTTTTTCAGAACCAATCCTTTTTGAAATTGGGGAAATTGTGTATCGCAAATACGAAGAACCTAAAAATGAAAACACATCAAATACCGCTTGCGATTCTACCACAAATGATCCTTTTGATTTTGGATTTTGGTATTGTGATTTGAAATGTGTTAATTAG
- a CDS encoding M1 family metallopeptidase, whose amino-acid sequence MKYILLLFTTFIFAQQTQFVDFKSVNGQLKLYAKEKTVTGSVDYQFDVLQPIDTIKLDAKNMEFSKVEINQKEVVFVNTGKELQIIFNFQKGQNHLTFDYVVKPKQALYFVAIENTDVQIWTQGQGRYTSNWFPSFDDVNEKLVFNLGITYDKNYQVVSNGTLKEKTATGDLLHWQYQMKNPMSSYLLMLAIGKYDKKEFTAKSKIPLEYYLENKDANRFEPTYRYSKRIFDFLEKEIGVDYPWEIYREIPVRDFLYAGMENTTSTLFATRYVVDSIGFEDRNYTNVDAHELAHHWFGDLITAESSTHHWLQEGFATYYAALAEREIYGDDYFYSKLYDTAQQIKFASRTDTIPVLNAKASSLTFYEKGAWALFVLHESIGDKAFKKAIKSYLKKYAFQNVNTQNFLDEIKKVSNFDVAQFQKTWLESTVFDTAAANALLSKNKSIQIRLEVDKLKKTPIADKLDFLRNTLKSDVYYAVKEAIVDQLENEKFEAKKELLLLALQTNNVQIRQAVAGSLTKIPEDFRTAYETLLDDKSYQTQEIALYWLWKNFPNHRTEYLDKSKNWIGFNDYNLRTMWLSLALSTPDYSTNSEGLIAELISFSSTKYEAATRQNALEKLIAFKIINDQVLSNLVSSTTHHMWQFSKFGRETIRFLLKNPEMRASFDRILPNLSPDEQFQLNRLLKE is encoded by the coding sequence ATGAAATACATTCTCTTATTATTTACCACATTCATTTTTGCTCAACAAACCCAATTTGTCGATTTTAAATCGGTAAACGGACAATTGAAATTATACGCCAAAGAAAAAACGGTTACAGGATCTGTCGATTATCAATTTGATGTTTTACAGCCCATTGACACGATTAAATTAGATGCCAAAAACATGGAATTTTCAAAGGTCGAAATCAATCAAAAAGAGGTAGTTTTTGTAAATACAGGCAAGGAATTGCAAATTATTTTCAATTTCCAGAAAGGGCAAAATCATCTAACTTTTGATTATGTTGTAAAGCCAAAACAAGCTTTGTATTTTGTAGCTATTGAAAACACCGACGTGCAAATCTGGACGCAAGGGCAGGGAAGATACACCAGTAATTGGTTTCCGAGTTTTGATGATGTGAATGAAAAACTGGTTTTTAATCTGGGAATTACGTATGATAAAAATTATCAGGTGGTTTCAAACGGAACTTTAAAAGAAAAAACAGCAACCGGAGATTTATTGCATTGGCAATATCAGATGAAAAACCCAATGAGTTCTTATTTATTGATGCTTGCCATTGGAAAATATGATAAAAAAGAATTCACGGCAAAATCTAAAATTCCGTTAGAATATTATTTAGAAAATAAAGATGCGAATCGTTTTGAGCCAACATATCGTTATTCGAAACGCATTTTTGATTTTTTAGAGAAAGAAATTGGAGTTGATTATCCATGGGAAATTTACAGAGAAATTCCGGTTCGCGATTTTTTATATGCGGGAATGGAAAATACAACATCGACACTTTTTGCAACACGTTATGTTGTTGATTCGATAGGTTTTGAAGATCGAAATTATACCAATGTTGATGCGCATGAACTGGCACATCATTGGTTTGGAGATTTAATAACCGCCGAAAGCAGCACGCATCACTGGCTCCAGGAAGGTTTTGCAACCTATTATGCGGCATTAGCAGAAAGGGAAATTTATGGCGATGATTATTTTTATTCGAAATTATATGATACCGCTCAACAAATAAAATTCGCCTCAAGAACCGATACAATTCCCGTTTTAAATGCCAAAGCAAGCTCGCTTACTTTTTATGAAAAAGGAGCCTGGGCATTGTTCGTTTTACATGAATCAATTGGTGACAAAGCGTTCAAAAAAGCTATAAAAAGTTATTTAAAAAAGTATGCTTTTCAAAATGTCAATACGCAGAATTTTCTCGACGAAATAAAAAAAGTATCCAATTTTGATGTTGCTCAATTTCAAAAAACGTGGTTAGAATCAACAGTTTTTGATACAGCTGCAGCAAATGCTTTGTTGAGTAAAAATAAATCAATTCAAATTCGTTTAGAAGTTGATAAACTGAAAAAAACACCAATTGCAGATAAACTGGATTTTCTAAGAAACACCTTAAAATCTGATGTTTATTATGCTGTAAAAGAAGCTATTGTTGATCAATTAGAAAACGAAAAATTTGAAGCAAAGAAAGAACTTTTACTTTTGGCTTTGCAAACTAATAATGTACAAATTCGTCAGGCTGTTGCAGGTAGTTTGACCAAAATTCCGGAAGATTTCAGAACAGCATATGAAACTTTGCTTGACGATAAATCCTATCAAACGCAGGAAATTGCATTGTATTGGTTATGGAAAAACTTCCCAAATCATCGCACTGAATATTTGGATAAATCTAAAAACTGGATCGGTTTTAATGACTATAATTTGCGTACGATGTGGCTTTCGCTGGCATTATCAACACCGGATTACAGTACTAATTCTGAAGGTTTAATTGCAGAATTAATTTCGTTTTCATCAACAAAATACGAAGCTGCAACACGACAAAATGCTCTTGAAAAATTGATTGCTTTTAAGATAATTAACGATCAGGTTCTCAGTAATTTAGTTAGTTCGACAACACATCATATGTGGCAATTTTCAAAATTTGGAAGAGAAACAATTCGATTTTTATTAAAAAATCCTGAAATGCGTGCTTCGTTTGATAGAATTTTACCTAATTTGAGCCCCGATGAACAATTTCAATTGAATCGTTTGTTGAAAGAATAG
- a CDS encoding patatin family protein produces the protein MRALVISGGGSKGAFAGGVAQYLIEEKNYEYDLFLGTSTGSLLIPHLALGHIKKIHSVYTNVTMSSIFNICPFVVKNKDGVDIVTINHFNVLRQFFKGKRTFGESKGLKKYIQNNFSLSDFNKLKKLNNDVIITVTNFTKNESEYKSIKDCTYEEFCDWSWISSNYVPFMSLVEKNNYEYGDGGFSSLVPIREAINRGATEIDVIILETEVNMDKMVIGKNPFSLMIDLFRIALDQVEKHDIAIGKLMANNKNVKLNLYYTPTKLTDNALIFNKEVMKLWWEQGYEYAQNKSEVMSDNRKF, from the coding sequence ATGAGAGCATTGGTTATTTCCGGTGGTGGCAGTAAAGGCGCATTTGCCGGCGGTGTTGCACAATATTTAATAGAAGAGAAAAATTACGAATACGACTTATTTTTAGGAACTTCAACCGGAAGTTTGCTTATTCCGCATTTAGCTTTAGGACATATCAAAAAAATTCATTCGGTTTACACCAATGTTACCATGTCGAGTATTTTCAATATTTGCCCATTTGTGGTAAAAAATAAAGATGGAGTTGATATTGTAACCATAAATCACTTCAATGTTTTACGTCAGTTTTTTAAAGGAAAAAGAACTTTTGGCGAAAGTAAAGGATTGAAGAAATACATTCAGAATAATTTTAGTCTTTCTGATTTCAATAAACTAAAAAAACTCAATAATGACGTTATAATTACCGTAACCAATTTTACCAAAAACGAATCAGAATACAAATCTATAAAAGATTGTACGTATGAAGAATTTTGTGACTGGTCGTGGATTTCGAGTAATTATGTTCCGTTTATGAGTTTGGTAGAAAAAAATAACTACGAATACGGCGATGGCGGATTTTCTAGTTTGGTGCCAATTCGTGAAGCGATTAACCGCGGAGCAACAGAAATTGATGTAATTATTCTGGAAACCGAAGTGAATATGGATAAAATGGTTATTGGTAAAAACCCGTTTTCGCTAATGATTGATTTGTTTAGAATTGCCTTAGATCAGGTTGAAAAACACGATATTGCTATAGGAAAACTTATGGCAAACAATAAGAATGTGAAACTTAACTTATATTACACACCAACAAAACTCACTGATAATGCGCTTATTTTTAATAAGGAAGTAATGAAATTATGGTGGGAACAAGGGTACGAATATGCTCAGAATAAGTCTGAGGTTATGAGTGATAACAGGAAATTTTAG
- a CDS encoding sulfite exporter TauE/SafE family protein — protein sequence MESYIIILLCLAAFAAGFIDAIVGGGGLIQTPMGLILLPNLPVSTVIGTLKLPAFTGTAFAAFQYLKKVVIEWKLLLIMMCLAVPSAFLGSTILTMVSNDFMKPLLLVVLSLLFIYTYAKKNFGQHVEKDHSSTTRIIYAVVISIIVGFYDGFIGPGTGSFFVVAFIALLGFDFLHASANAKMVNLATNFGSICLFMIKGKIIWSIAIPMAISNGLGGWIGAKLAINKGNGFIRIFFLVVVIGTLIRFAYDVFFK from the coding sequence ATGGAATCATACATCATAATTTTACTTTGTTTAGCGGCTTTTGCTGCAGGATTTATTGATGCAATTGTAGGCGGCGGCGGATTAATACAAACTCCAATGGGTTTAATTTTATTGCCTAATTTACCGGTTTCAACAGTTATTGGAACTTTAAAATTACCCGCTTTTACCGGAACCGCTTTTGCCGCTTTTCAATATTTGAAAAAAGTAGTTATTGAGTGGAAGTTATTATTGATTATGATGTGTTTGGCGGTTCCGTCGGCATTTTTGGGTTCGACGATATTAACGATGGTCAGCAATGATTTTATGAAGCCACTTTTGCTTGTCGTTTTGTCTTTATTGTTTATTTATACCTATGCAAAGAAAAATTTTGGTCAGCATGTTGAAAAAGATCATTCTTCGACGACACGAATAATTTATGCGGTTGTAATTAGTATAATTGTTGGCTTTTATGATGGATTTATCGGTCCCGGAACCGGAAGTTTTTTTGTCGTTGCTTTTATCGCACTTTTAGGTTTTGATTTTTTACACGCTTCGGCAAATGCTAAAATGGTTAATCTGGCGACAAACTTTGGTTCGATTTGTTTGTTTATGATAAAGGGGAAAATCATTTGGTCAATTGCAATTCCGATGGCAATTAGTAACGGACTTGGCGGCTGGATTGGTGCTAAATTGGCAATCAACAAAGGAAATGGTTTTATTAGGATTTTCTTTTTGGTTGTAGTAATTGGCACTTTGATTCGTTTTGCTTATGATGTGTTTTTTAAGTGA